Proteins encoded by one window of Lathyrus oleraceus cultivar Zhongwan6 chromosome 1, CAAS_Psat_ZW6_1.0, whole genome shotgun sequence:
- the LOC127126362 gene encoding 17.3 kDa class II heat shock protein translates to MRKRHYSSSSSDSSSDSSSSSSEEETYTKRSVKINNNKKRKPQESGNPNGKTIAIEQQPPIIIRCENVDMHAATPADVKVYSDSYVYEIDMPGLKFGSEINVNVEDDDYLVISGERKREEGVEYSMMERKVGKFMRKFVLPKNANTDAVSAISQDGVLSVTVQKLPPPPQPKKLRRTIEVTIA, encoded by the coding sequence ATGAGGAAGAGACACTACTCATCGTCATCATCGGATTCATCATCagattcatcatcttcttcctcggAAGAGGAAACTTATACTAAGCGTTCCGTGAAGATCAACAATAACAAGAAACGTAAACCTCAAGAAAGTGGGAACCCTAATGGTAAAACCATCGCTATTGAGCAACAACCACCAATAATAATTCGTTGTGAAAATGTGGATATGCATGCTGCAACACCCGCAGACGTGAAGGTTTATTCTGACTCATACGTGTATGAGATCGATATGCCGGGATTGAAATTTGGTAGTGAGATAAATGTTAATGTTGAAGATGACGATTACCTTGTGATCAGCGGCGAGAGGAAGAGGGAAGAAGGTGTCGAGTATTCGATGATGGAGCGAAAGGTTGGCAAGTTCATGCGCAAATTTGTTCTTCCAAAGAATGCTAATACAGATGCTGTTTCTGCTATCAGTCAAGATGGAGTTCTTAGTGTTACCGTTCAGAAATTGCCTCCTCCTCCTCAGCCTAAGAAGCTTAGAAGAACTATTGAGGTTACCATTGCTTGa